The Rhodocytophaga rosea genome has a segment encoding these proteins:
- a CDS encoding GAF domain-containing protein — MKKVNIRISQKIMGGFLAIIFIFILNAVIGLFSLKKSSDILQETSQIVDPSKEALNDFNLLSINSRMYITNWVYLRANEEDKTALKKIHQTEYAALKGRINALKASWEKKQQQKIDAVFSKFDSLLLVEAEIMTDLASFEDYEDEAKKFSNQMRIDDEVLPKSKQISLQLNDIIKSQKNEITRSDAALLSSFDNLRMAILGSGLLCIVVGILAAFMLTRNITSPINYIRDIIQQLGKGELPQDQKKKFGNDEIGEMAEAVNKLVTGLRSTSLFAENIGNGHYQADFAPLSNNDVLGNALINMRNNLEKVAEDDKQRNWTTEGIAKFSEILRSNNDTLSKLSDDIISNLVKYVKANQGGLFIINDTEQDHYLELKACYAWDKKKYLEQKIYEGEGLTGQAWQEKESIYLTEVPQNYISITSGLGESNPRSILIVPLKVNEQIFGVIELASFNEFAEFEVEFIEKIAESIASTISTVKINEQTQRLLQDSTMLTEQMRAQEEEMRQNMEELQATQEEMERAQKDAKAREIIFDKTQFIVEFDNQFKITYANQPLQSFLHVESREILGKPIQVLLDTNYIDNAKQLLEIGNIWSEIVQLKNKNGEKIQAKASAGIISDDEMDGKYLMIFDGPEILRS; from the coding sequence ATGAAAAAAGTAAACATTCGTATCAGTCAGAAAATAATGGGTGGTTTTTTGGCTATCATATTTATTTTCATTCTCAATGCTGTAATTGGCTTGTTTTCGCTCAAAAAGAGCAGTGATATTCTTCAGGAAACTTCCCAGATTGTTGACCCATCTAAAGAAGCATTAAATGACTTTAACTTGCTCAGCATCAATTCACGGATGTACATCACCAATTGGGTGTATCTTCGGGCAAATGAGGAGGACAAAACAGCCCTGAAAAAAATTCACCAGACGGAATACGCAGCGCTGAAAGGCAGAATAAATGCCCTGAAAGCTTCCTGGGAAAAGAAACAGCAACAAAAAATAGATGCTGTGTTTTCTAAATTCGATTCACTCTTGTTAGTAGAAGCAGAGATTATGACCGATCTGGCTTCTTTTGAGGATTACGAAGATGAAGCTAAAAAATTCAGTAACCAGATGAGGATAGATGATGAGGTTCTTCCCAAAAGTAAACAGATTTCCCTGCAACTGAATGATATTATTAAAAGCCAGAAGAATGAAATAACCAGGTCAGATGCAGCTTTGCTAAGTTCCTTTGATAATCTGCGTATGGCTATTCTGGGCTCTGGTTTATTGTGTATTGTAGTAGGCATTCTGGCGGCTTTTATGCTTACCAGAAATATTACTTCCCCCATCAACTATATACGCGATATTATTCAGCAATTAGGTAAAGGAGAGTTACCGCAAGACCAGAAAAAGAAATTTGGCAATGACGAGATTGGCGAAATGGCCGAAGCGGTAAACAAACTGGTAACCGGCTTACGTTCTACTTCTCTGTTTGCCGAGAATATTGGAAATGGTCACTACCAGGCTGATTTTGCCCCTTTGAGTAATAATGACGTACTGGGTAATGCCTTAATTAACATGCGTAATAACCTGGAAAAAGTAGCAGAAGATGATAAACAGAGAAACTGGACTACAGAAGGAATTGCTAAGTTCAGCGAAATTCTCCGGAGTAATAACGATACGCTCTCCAAGCTTTCAGATGATATTATCTCTAATCTTGTAAAGTATGTAAAAGCCAACCAGGGAGGATTATTCATTATTAATGATACTGAACAAGACCATTATCTGGAACTGAAAGCTTGCTACGCCTGGGATAAAAAGAAGTACCTCGAACAGAAAATCTACGAAGGAGAAGGCCTGACCGGACAAGCCTGGCAGGAGAAGGAAAGCATCTATCTGACAGAAGTGCCCCAGAATTATATCAGCATTACATCCGGTTTGGGTGAATCCAATCCCAGAAGTATCCTCATCGTACCATTGAAAGTAAATGAGCAGATATTTGGTGTAATTGAACTTGCTTCCTTTAATGAGTTTGCTGAATTTGAGGTAGAATTTATCGAAAAAATTGCTGAAAGTATTGCTTCTACTATCTCCACTGTTAAAATTAATGAGCAGACTCAGCGGTTGTTGCAGGATTCTACCATGCTGACCGAACAGATGCGGGCACAGGAAGAAGAAATGCGCCAGAATATGGAAGAACTGCAGGCAACCCAGGAAGAAATGGAACGGGCACAGAAAGATGCAAAAGCCCGTGAGATCATTTTTGATAAAACCCAGTTTATTGTGGAATTTGATAATCAGTTTAAGATTACGTATGCCAATCAGCCTTTACAGTCGTTCCTGCATGTAGAATCAAGAGAGATCCTCGGCAAGCCCATTCAAGTACTGCTGGACACAAATTATATTGATAATGCCAAACAATTACTCGAGATTGGAAATATATGGAGTGAAATTGTGCAGTTAAAAAATAAAAACGGAGAAAAAATACAGGCCAAGGCTTCCGCCGGAATTATTTCCGATGATGAAATGGATGGTAAATACCTGATGATCTTTGATGGTCCTGAGATTCTCCGTAGTTAA
- a CDS encoding TlpA family protein disulfide reductase — MKKRILLASSLLVIIFGSIGAIFWYQESQYLLPTPVPRNYHPVAIGQSITTEDQLLPYFQSGKPVFLHFFNPHCPCSRFNIEHFSSLVKTYGQQLTFIAVIQTEDDINASAHFEGKYDLHIPVVVDTNKQIAKAYGVYATPQAVLITKNNSIYYRGNYNKSRYCTNKNSNFAQMAIDSLLAGNHTPEFIELASKAYGCELPDSTQAISFINIFN; from the coding sequence ATGAAAAAGCGCATCTTACTCGCAAGTTCGCTTTTGGTCATTATCTTTGGTTCAATAGGTGCTATATTCTGGTATCAGGAAAGCCAGTATCTGTTACCTACACCTGTGCCAAGAAATTATCATCCGGTAGCTATTGGCCAAAGCATTACTACAGAAGATCAACTATTGCCGTATTTTCAGTCAGGCAAACCTGTATTCCTGCATTTCTTCAATCCTCATTGTCCGTGTTCGAGATTTAATATAGAGCATTTCAGTAGCTTGGTAAAAACCTATGGACAGCAACTCACTTTCATTGCTGTTATCCAAACGGAAGATGATATAAATGCCAGTGCGCATTTTGAAGGGAAGTATGATCTGCATATACCAGTTGTAGTGGATACCAATAAACAAATCGCTAAAGCTTATGGTGTGTATGCTACGCCACAAGCGGTTTTAATAACTAAAAACAACAGTATTTATTACAGAGGCAATTATAATAAGTCGAGGTATTGCACAAACAAGAACTCCAATTTTGCCCAGATGGCTATCGACTCTTTACTGGCTGGCAATCATACTCCTGAATTTATTGAGCTAGCTTCAAAAGCATATGGCTGTGAGTTACCGGATTCCACTCAGGCAATATCATTCATAAATATATTCAATTAA
- a CDS encoding geranylgeranylglycerol-phosphate geranylgeranyltransferase — protein MRISRRSKAKLILLLGFIKLVRLPNLLIIVLTQYITRIFLIGPKENWWQHITDMKLMLLSLSTVLVAAAGYIINDYYDIKIDTINKPKRVVVGRLLRRRKALAAHIILNIIGVLIAFGISLKIGAITFVSGFLLWLYSNQLKRLPFTGNFVIASLTAVSVMVIYVYAPRNEFMVYIFAFFAFFISLIREIIKDMEDVKGDATFGCQTLPIIWGIRRTKTLLYLLIASFLLVLFVLSIYLDHILITYFCFFILLPVSWLTFKLIRADTKKDFAYLSSLCKVIMLSGVLSMVWV, from the coding sequence ATGCGCATTTCCCGCAGGTCGAAGGCTAAACTTATACTCTTGCTGGGCTTTATCAAGCTGGTGCGCCTGCCCAATCTGCTGATTATTGTACTCACCCAGTATATTACCCGTATCTTCCTGATTGGCCCCAAAGAAAACTGGTGGCAACATATCACCGACATGAAATTGATGCTGCTATCATTGTCTACCGTACTGGTTGCCGCCGCCGGATATATTATTAATGATTATTACGATATTAAAATAGACACCATCAACAAACCAAAACGGGTAGTAGTAGGCAGATTGCTCCGGCGGCGCAAAGCACTGGCTGCTCATATTATTTTGAATATAATAGGTGTACTTATTGCTTTTGGCATCAGCCTGAAAATCGGGGCTATTACTTTTGTTTCCGGGTTTCTCTTATGGCTGTATTCCAACCAACTGAAACGGCTGCCTTTTACCGGTAATTTTGTGATAGCTTCCTTAACTGCAGTTTCAGTCATGGTAATATATGTGTATGCTCCCAGAAATGAGTTTATGGTATACATTTTTGCTTTCTTCGCTTTCTTTATTTCCTTGATCCGTGAGATTATTAAAGATATGGAAGACGTGAAAGGCGATGCTACTTTTGGCTGCCAGACTTTGCCGATCATCTGGGGAATCCGCCGCACCAAAACATTACTATACCTGCTGATCGCTTCTTTTCTGCTGGTTTTATTTGTGCTTTCTATCTACCTGGATCATATACTTATTACCTACTTTTGTTTCTTTATACTCCTTCCGGTGAGCTGGCTTACTTTTAAACTCATCCGGGCAGATACTAAAAAAGATTTTGCCTACCTCAGCAGTCTATGTAAAGTAATTATGCTGAGTGGCGTGCTAAGTATGGTATGGGTGTAA
- a CDS encoding YfiT family bacillithiol transferase codes for MEHLQYPIGRFSAQTNYTAKEIQALITTMERSPERYHTLLLPLTEQELAKTYRSGSWTVRQLLHHVADVHMLNFLRIKKTLTEENYIATTIEMNAWALTSDSLTAPVDYSLLMLEGINKRFVYVVKSMSEEDFSKSYYHPVRQMQFDLRQAVHMAVWHLEHHQAHIELALGLTPHKFNLEQVAETIN; via the coding sequence ATGGAGCATTTACAGTATCCTATTGGGCGTTTTTCAGCCCAAACAAACTACACTGCCAAAGAGATACAAGCACTTATAACCACTATGGAGCGTTCTCCCGAGAGGTATCATACACTTTTATTACCCCTTACTGAACAAGAATTAGCTAAAACCTACCGCTCCGGAAGCTGGACAGTAAGACAATTACTACATCACGTGGCAGATGTGCATATGCTCAATTTTCTGCGGATCAAAAAGACGCTGACGGAAGAAAATTATATTGCTACTACCATAGAAATGAATGCCTGGGCGCTTACCAGTGATTCCCTGACAGCACCGGTTGATTATTCACTTTTGATGCTGGAAGGCATTAATAAGCGTTTTGTGTATGTAGTGAAAAGTATGAGTGAGGAAGACTTTAGCAAAAGCTATTATCATCCTGTCAGGCAAATGCAGTTTGATCTTAGACAAGCTGTACATATGGCAGTCTGGCATCTGGAACACCACCAGGCACATATAGAGCTTGCTTTAGGGCTGACGCCACATAAATTTAACCTGGAACAAGTTGCAGAAACTATAAATTAG
- a CDS encoding GAF domain-containing protein, whose amino-acid sequence MTNTSTLSSSSQEMKPFIETIYKKAGTVINLVLVAYFCFGLFLAFFYDTWFIAISVGGLCLAACYLSKILLPAHTLYQYVISAILAVFMAQFIYQMHGMFEMHFFAFLGAVLLITYQNWKLQIPLILLIVVHHAGFAYLQYAGFKEVYFTQLDYMTLEAFLFHAALAAAIVFICGLWAFQLHRSTLENASNTLQLRHQLRNMEQNIAFAEFISKGNQEAEHNFTAEDKLGIALSQMRSSLLQARQKEEQDRFTNVGLAEISEMLRNSGLNTQELSIQLISKLVKYIGVNQGGLFIVENPEQPQLVLSGCYAYDRVKHLKKTIEAGEGLLGQVLLEKDTIYITELPAEYIQITSGLGKANPTCILIIPLKTNDTIVGAIEMASFTEIPAYKISFLEKIGESIAATIVSARVNQQTTKLLDEFQVMNEQMRSQEEEMRQNMEELQATQEELQRKVEEYNERMHEKDRRIKSLEGKLNS is encoded by the coding sequence ATGACAAATACTTCTACTCTTTCATCTTCGTCTCAGGAAATGAAACCTTTTATTGAAACAATTTATAAGAAGGCAGGCACAGTGATTAATCTGGTTCTGGTGGCTTATTTCTGTTTTGGCTTATTTCTGGCTTTTTTTTATGATACCTGGTTTATTGCCATTAGTGTGGGCGGGCTTTGCCTGGCGGCCTGCTACCTGAGCAAAATCTTATTGCCAGCACATACCCTCTACCAGTATGTAATAAGTGCTATACTGGCCGTGTTTATGGCGCAATTTATTTACCAGATGCATGGTATGTTTGAAATGCACTTTTTTGCATTCCTGGGCGCTGTATTACTAATAACCTATCAAAACTGGAAATTACAAATTCCTTTAATTCTACTTATTGTAGTTCACCACGCAGGCTTTGCTTATTTACAATATGCTGGTTTCAAAGAAGTATATTTTACCCAGCTCGATTATATGACTCTGGAGGCTTTTCTGTTCCATGCAGCCCTGGCAGCCGCTATTGTGTTTATTTGTGGGCTATGGGCATTTCAGCTCCACCGGTCAACTTTAGAAAACGCCAGTAATACCCTGCAATTACGTCACCAGCTTCGGAATATGGAACAAAATATTGCCTTTGCAGAATTTATAAGTAAAGGAAACCAGGAGGCTGAACATAATTTTACAGCAGAAGATAAATTGGGGATAGCATTATCACAAATGCGCAGCAGTTTGTTGCAAGCCAGGCAAAAAGAAGAACAAGACCGGTTTACGAATGTAGGGCTTGCTGAAATTAGTGAAATGCTCCGGAACTCAGGCTTGAATACGCAAGAACTTTCCATCCAGCTCATCTCCAAACTGGTAAAATACATAGGAGTTAACCAGGGTGGTTTGTTCATTGTAGAAAATCCTGAACAGCCACAACTTGTGTTAAGCGGTTGTTATGCCTATGACCGGGTAAAACACCTCAAAAAAACCATAGAAGCCGGAGAAGGATTACTCGGACAAGTACTGTTAGAAAAAGACACCATATATATTACAGAGCTGCCTGCTGAGTACATCCAGATTACTTCCGGACTGGGAAAAGCAAATCCAACCTGTATTCTGATTATTCCGCTAAAAACCAATGACACCATAGTAGGTGCTATAGAAATGGCTTCATTTACAGAAATCCCTGCTTACAAAATTAGTTTCCTGGAAAAAATTGGTGAAAGTATAGCAGCTACGATTGTTTCTGCCAGGGTAAATCAACAAACAACCAAATTACTCGATGAATTCCAGGTGATGAATGAACAAATGAGGTCACAGGAAGAGGAAATGCGCCAGAATATGGAAGAACTACAGGCAACCCAGGAAGAGTTACAGCGCAAGGTAGAAGAGTACAATGAGCGTATGCATGAAAAAGACAGGAGGATAAAATCGCTGGAAGGCAAATTAAATTCCTGA
- a CDS encoding Rod shape-determining protein MreD, which translates to MNSRDVILSIFYFIIYLALQVFLMRNMVLFDVGFCFIYIAFLLLLPFDTNSVLLLLLGFGTGLLVDIFYDTMGIHAAASTFIMYLRPYVIMFITPRGGYEQNMRLNMQSMGLEWFLPYMLSLTFIHHTILFFVEASQLSLFLFTLLKVVCSTVFTCVIIILIQYLFYTSKSRSF; encoded by the coding sequence ATGAATTCAAGAGACGTTATTCTAAGTATATTTTATTTTATTATTTATCTGGCACTGCAGGTATTTCTGATGCGGAATATGGTGCTGTTTGATGTAGGGTTCTGCTTTATATACATTGCATTTTTACTATTGCTTCCTTTTGATACCAATTCAGTATTACTTCTTTTACTAGGTTTTGGCACAGGTCTGCTGGTGGATATTTTTTACGATACCATGGGCATTCATGCAGCGGCCAGTACGTTTATTATGTATCTGCGGCCCTATGTAATTATGTTTATCACGCCTCGCGGTGGGTACGAACAAAACATGCGCCTGAACATGCAGAGTATGGGCCTGGAATGGTTTTTACCATATATGCTGTCTCTGACTTTTATTCATCATACTATTTTATTCTTTGTAGAAGCCAGCCAGTTAAGCTTGTTTCTGTTTACGCTGCTGAAAGTAGTGTGCAGCACTGTTTTTACCTGTGTCATTATCATTCTGATACAATACCTTTTCTATACCTCGAAAAGCCGCTCCTTCTAA
- a CDS encoding rod shape-determining protein, with the protein MGLFSFLTSDIAIDLGTANTLIIYKDKIVVDEPSIIAIDRNVPSRVLAIGKEAMQMHEKTHENIKTIRPLKDGVIADFTAAEQMIRGMIKMINTGSRFFTPSHRMVICIPSGITEVEKRAVKDSAEHAGAKEVYMIHEPIAAAIGIGIDIEQPMGSMIVDIGGGTTEIAVIALSGIVCEQSIRIAGDVFTKDILDYMRRQHNLLIGERSAEKVKIEVGAALTELENPPPDYEIRGRDLMTGIPKVIKVTYGEIAFALDKSVSKIEEAVLKALEMSPPELSADIYVNGIHLTGGGALLRGLDKRLAVKTKLPIHIADDPLRAVVRGTGVALKNLKNFKAVLIT; encoded by the coding sequence ATGGGATTATTCAGTTTTCTTACCAGCGACATTGCCATTGATCTTGGAACAGCTAACACCCTCATTATTTATAAAGATAAGATTGTAGTTGACGAGCCTTCTATTATTGCCATCGACAGAAATGTTCCCAGCCGGGTATTAGCCATTGGTAAGGAGGCCATGCAGATGCATGAAAAAACCCATGAGAATATTAAAACCATTCGTCCGCTGAAAGATGGTGTAATAGCCGACTTTACAGCCGCCGAACAGATGATCCGGGGGATGATTAAGATGATCAATACCGGCAGCCGCTTTTTTACTCCTTCTCACCGCATGGTAATTTGTATTCCATCTGGTATTACAGAGGTAGAAAAACGGGCGGTAAAAGATTCTGCTGAACATGCTGGTGCCAAAGAAGTATACATGATTCATGAGCCTATTGCCGCTGCCATTGGTATCGGAATTGATATCGAACAGCCGATGGGTTCTATGATTGTGGATATTGGAGGAGGTACTACAGAAATTGCCGTCATTGCCCTGTCAGGTATTGTATGTGAGCAGTCGATCCGGATTGCCGGTGATGTATTTACCAAAGACATTCTCGATTATATGCGCCGCCAGCATAATCTGCTGATCGGTGAGCGTTCTGCCGAGAAAGTAAAAATTGAAGTAGGCGCTGCATTAACAGAACTCGAAAATCCTCCACCTGACTATGAGATCCGTGGACGGGATTTAATGACTGGTATTCCAAAGGTAATAAAAGTTACTTACGGAGAGATTGCATTTGCACTGGATAAATCTGTTTCTAAAATAGAAGAAGCTGTATTGAAAGCCCTTGAAATGTCGCCGCCGGAATTATCTGCAGATATTTATGTGAACGGCATTCACCTGACTGGTGGAGGCGCATTGCTCCGTGGCCTGGATAAAAGACTGGCTGTAAAAACCAAACTTCCCATCCATATCGCCGATGACCCATTACGGGCGGTTGTAAGAGGTACAGGCGTTGCCCTGAAAAACCTGAAGAATTTCAAAGCTGTTTTAATTACCTAA
- the mreC gene encoding rod shape-determining protein MreC, which yields MQRLFLFFYQFRAFIFFVLLEIASVWLIVKNNRFQSAAFFNSTNKYAAKAMSVSNSVVEFVNLRKVNEDLAQENARLNFLYTQLQHQKDDSIAGPYQLDSAVSGRFQFQVAKVINNSTSKFNNYLTLDKGTADGIQPRMGVISPEGVVGRVLYCSEHFSTVASILHLKMQFSIKFKKTGEIGSAKWSGYNAREIDLIDVPPHINLQKGDTIVTSSYNPFYPEGIMVGTVKDFSQKSGSSGFYENVDVALATDFYKLSYVYIVSNKLIAEQDSLEQHTETAVVPD from the coding sequence ATGCAAAGGTTATTTCTTTTCTTTTATCAATTCAGAGCCTTCATCTTTTTTGTGTTGCTGGAAATAGCGAGTGTCTGGCTTATTGTAAAAAATAACAGATTTCAGAGTGCAGCTTTCTTTAATTCCACCAATAAATATGCGGCAAAAGCCATGAGTGTTTCTAACTCTGTCGTAGAGTTTGTTAATCTCAGGAAAGTAAATGAAGACCTGGCACAGGAAAATGCAAGATTGAATTTTCTCTATACACAGCTGCAACATCAAAAAGATGATTCTATAGCTGGACCTTACCAGCTTGATTCAGCCGTCTCCGGCCGCTTTCAATTCCAGGTGGCTAAGGTTATTAATAATTCTACCAGCAAATTTAATAATTACCTGACCTTAGATAAAGGTACAGCCGATGGTATTCAACCCCGGATGGGTGTGATTTCGCCGGAAGGAGTAGTAGGCCGGGTATTGTATTGCTCAGAACACTTTTCTACGGTGGCTTCTATCTTGCACCTCAAAATGCAGTTCTCCATTAAATTCAAAAAGACTGGTGAGATTGGCAGTGCCAAATGGAGCGGATACAATGCCCGCGAAATAGACCTGATAGATGTGCCTCCGCATATTAATCTGCAAAAAGGAGATACCATTGTAACTTCCAGTTATAACCCTTTCTATCCGGAAGGCATCATGGTAGGTACAGTGAAGGATTTCTCCCAAAAGAGCGGTAGTTCAGGGTTTTATGAAAATGTAGATGTAGCCCTTGCTACAGATTTCTATAAGTTGTCATACGTGTATATAGTTTCAAATAAGCTGATTGCCGAGCAGGATTCTCTGGAGCAGCATACCGAAACTGCAGTAGTACCAGATTAA
- the purN gene encoding phosphoribosylglycinamide formyltransferase — protein sequence MIHIAIFASGTGSNARKIINYFAAHPQIQVTLILTNNPSALVTEVATQAGIPVSVFTREEFYQSGKVLETLQQHHIQWVILAGFLWLVPHNLIQQYANRIINIHPALLPKFGGKGMYGMRVHQAVVENKETHTGITIHLVNEKYDEGEVLFQATCAVEPGDTAEEVAHKVQILEHMHFAEVIEKVILKNVY from the coding sequence GTGATCCATATAGCTATTTTCGCTTCCGGTACTGGCAGCAATGCCCGCAAAATTATTAACTATTTTGCTGCACATCCTCAGATACAGGTTACTCTGATACTAACAAATAATCCAAGTGCGCTGGTAACTGAGGTCGCTACCCAGGCAGGAATTCCGGTAAGTGTATTTACCCGGGAAGAATTTTATCAAAGCGGTAAAGTGTTAGAGACGCTTCAGCAACATCATATACAGTGGGTGATACTGGCTGGTTTTTTATGGCTGGTGCCTCATAACCTAATACAACAGTATGCCAACCGCATCATTAATATTCATCCGGCACTATTACCCAAATTTGGGGGAAAAGGAATGTATGGCATGCGGGTACACCAGGCCGTAGTAGAAAATAAAGAAACCCATACCGGCATTACCATTCACCTGGTAAACGAAAAATACGACGAAGGAGAAGTTCTTTTTCAGGCCACTTGTGCCGTAGAGCCAGGCGATACAGCAGAAGAAGTAGCCCACAAAGTTCAAATTTTAGAACATATGCACTTTGCGGAAGTGATAGAAAAAGTAATTCTAAAAAATGTATATTGA
- the purH gene encoding bifunctional phosphoribosylaminoimidazolecarboxamide formyltransferase/IMP cyclohydrolase: protein MSSKKIKSALISVFYKDGLEPIARLLHEQGVQLYSTGGTQTFLEKLNIPVTAVEDLTGYPSILGGRVKTLHPKVFGGILSRREDHSDQEQVATYEIPPIDLVIVDLYPFEETVASGAGEEDIIEKIDIGGISLIRAAAKNFGDVVIVSSRTQYAALENLLREKNGATSLVERKHFAAQAFDITSHYDSAIFSYFNADSAISSYKLSLQSAKKLRYGENPHQAGYFHGDLEAMFEQLNGKELSYNNLVDIDAAVMLIDEFTGETAFAILKHTNACGAATGVSVKEAYLKSLVADPVSAFGGVLITNSEVDVAAADELNKLFFEVLIAPSYQPEALSLLTKGKKNRIVLKRKQVSLPAVSVKTLLNGIIRQDIDKHTETLDELRPVTKRQVTPEEKEALVFAIKLAKHTKSNTIVLAKNGQLLASGVGQTSRVDALKQAIEKARNFGFDLEGSVMASDAFFPFPDCVEIAHKVGVQVVVQPGGSIKDQDSIAYCDANGMAMAFTGIRHFKH from the coding sequence ATGTCTTCCAAAAAAATTAAATCAGCCCTTATTTCCGTATTTTATAAAGATGGCCTCGAACCCATTGCCCGTTTGCTGCACGAGCAAGGCGTACAATTGTATTCTACTGGTGGTACCCAGACTTTTCTCGAAAAATTAAACATTCCGGTAACGGCGGTAGAAGATTTAACCGGATATCCCTCTATTCTGGGAGGCCGGGTAAAAACCCTGCATCCGAAAGTATTTGGAGGAATATTATCCCGTCGCGAAGACCACTCCGATCAGGAGCAGGTGGCGACTTATGAAATTCCTCCAATTGATCTGGTAATTGTAGATTTATATCCTTTTGAAGAGACAGTAGCTTCCGGTGCTGGCGAAGAAGATATCATCGAAAAAATTGATATTGGAGGTATTTCCCTGATACGGGCGGCAGCTAAAAACTTTGGGGATGTAGTAATTGTCTCTTCCAGAACACAGTATGCCGCTTTGGAAAATCTGCTCCGGGAGAAAAATGGAGCAACTTCCCTGGTTGAACGCAAACATTTTGCTGCCCAGGCTTTTGATATCACCTCTCATTACGACTCAGCTATTTTCAGTTATTTTAATGCTGATTCTGCTATTTCTTCTTATAAACTGAGTTTGCAAAGTGCCAAAAAACTCCGCTACGGCGAAAACCCACACCAGGCCGGATATTTTCATGGCGACCTGGAAGCTATGTTTGAGCAATTGAACGGAAAAGAATTATCCTATAATAATTTAGTGGACATTGACGCCGCTGTTATGCTGATCGATGAGTTTACTGGCGAAACAGCATTTGCCATTTTGAAACATACCAATGCCTGCGGTGCAGCTACTGGCGTTTCTGTGAAAGAAGCGTATCTGAAATCCCTGGTTGCAGATCCTGTTTCAGCCTTTGGTGGTGTATTGATTACAAATAGTGAGGTAGATGTAGCAGCGGCTGACGAATTGAATAAACTATTTTTTGAAGTATTAATAGCTCCCTCTTATCAGCCGGAAGCTTTATCTCTGTTAACAAAGGGTAAAAAAAATAGAATTGTTTTAAAACGAAAACAGGTGAGCTTACCGGCTGTTTCTGTTAAAACCTTACTTAACGGCATAATCCGGCAAGACATTGATAAACACACCGAGACTTTGGATGAACTTCGCCCGGTAACCAAGCGGCAGGTAACCCCAGAGGAGAAAGAAGCGCTTGTTTTTGCAATAAAACTGGCGAAACATACCAAGTCAAATACAATAGTTTTGGCTAAAAACGGACAACTTCTGGCAAGCGGGGTAGGCCAGACTTCACGGGTAGATGCCTTAAAACAGGCTATTGAAAAAGCACGGAATTTCGGTTTTGATTTAGAAGGTTCAGTAATGGCTTCTGATGCTTTTTTTCCTTTTCCGGACTGCGTAGAAATTGCTCATAAGGTTGGTGTTCAGGTAGTTGTACAGCCAGGTGGGTCTATCAAAGATCAGGATTCCATTGCTTACTGTGATGCCAATGGAATGGCAATGGCTTTCACTGGTATCCGGCATTTCAAACATTAA